The Brassica napus cultivar Da-Ae chromosome C7, Da-Ae, whole genome shotgun sequence genome has a segment encoding these proteins:
- the LOC106435548 gene encoding cyprosin, with translation MDLVIKIPLTNEHNISYFGNIGIGTPRIVQRVSFNTAAHEIWIANNIQGMNNPYVAFESSTCDYGPDSEANLQVRPFYDLNMTAIRRTDKFWAGNRTMRSVFCAVYDVNPVYYSELTTWTGIVGLSFSPPAPHYAPPIWSTMMNANMLFGNIFSVWMRNYNDVGPDGGAIVFGAANSDHFDEEQGHEHYDLVDGCSEWMIQTSFVAVGQNREIQGGKALIHTASPYIFGPSRIIRAINTQILGGRRRRRRHQQIIMGEEVEDEDSHVFTHDEMLTAHNMPNVSFVFSGSDRVYTLRPNEYIIQVGGQYVSAFRPMHFSSPTAEHYTLGMPFLRRYHSLFNFEERKIGFAPSNP, from the exons ATGGACTTAGTAATTAAGATCCCTCTTACAAATGAAcacaatatttcatattttggtAATATAGGAATTGGAACTCCACGAATTGTTCAAAGAGTGTCTTTTAATACCGCTGCTCATGAAATATGGATTGCAAATAACATTCAAGGAATGAATAATCCATATGTTGCATTTGAGTCAAGTACTTGTGATTATGGTCcag atTCCGAAGCAAATTTGCAAGTACGGCCGTTTTATGATCTTAATATGACTGCAATTAGGAGGACTGATAAGTTTTGGGCTGGTAATCGAACTATGAGGAGTGTATTTTGTGCTGTGTATGACGTGAATCCGGTTTATTATTCTGAACTTACAACTTGGACCGGAATTGTTGGGCTTTCATTCTCTCCTCCAGCACCACACTATGCTCCCCCGATTTG GAGCACTATGATGAATGCAAACATGTTATTTGGTAACATATTCTCTGTTTGGATGAGAAACTATAATGATGTTGGACCTGACGGAGGGGCAATAGTTTTTGGTGCCGCAAATAGCGATCATTTCGACGAAGAACAAGGACATGAACATTATGACCTTGTTGACGGTTGTAGTGAATGGATGATTCAAACGTCTTTTGTTGCTGTTGGACAAAACCGAG agataCAAGGCGGCAAAGCTTTAATTCACACAGCCTCGCCATACATATTTGGCCCTTCT CGTATAATTCGAGCTATCAATACACAAATTCTAGGTGGACGTCGTCGTAGACGTAGACATCAacaa attatCATGGGAGAGGAGGTTGAAGACGAGGATAGTCACGTGTTCACACATGATGAAATGTTAACGGCACACAACATGCCTAACGTGTCGTTCGTCTTCTCCGGTAGTGATAGAGTTTACACTCTTAGACCGAACgag TACATCATCCAGGTTGGAGGACAATACGTTAGTGCATTTAGACCCATGCATTTCTCGAGCCCGACCGCTGAGCATTA tACTCTTGGAATGCCTTTTCTGAGGCGTTATCACTCTCTATTTAACTTCGAGGAACGTAAAATCGGTTTCGCACCTTCCAATCCCTAA
- the LOC106424122 gene encoding uncharacterized protein LOC106424122, with protein MSKIANLDFSALKSNGDNYLEWALDAKIMLRSKDLGDTITKDSNSSDKDKYRAIYMIRHHLQENLKTQYMTMENPYDLWIALQRRYDHQKMVLLPKAQYDWKHIRFLDYKSVDEYNSVLFRIVSLLRLCGEKVTEEEMLNKTLSTFPQINMVLQQQYRERNFATYTELIECLLLAEANNELLLKNSEMRPPGAAPLPDISKLAIEPKKETHVQGRGRGTTPGFSRGRGRGRSVSFKPHIKADRCHRCGMGNHWENNCRTPKNLCELYMESLKRNPEANMVRDPGYDGDDDDDLEDVQDHQHESDKVDHMEFETSDILK; from the exons atGTCAAAGATTGCGAATCTTGATTTCAGTGCTTTGAAAAGCAATGGTGACAACTACCTGGAATGGGCGCTTGATGCAAAGATCATGCTGCGATCAAAAGATCTTGGTGACACAATCACCAAAGACAGCAATTCCAGTGACAAAGACAAGTATAGAGCTATCTACATGATACGCCACCATCTCCAAGAGAACTTGAAAACTCAGTACATGACCATGGAAAATCCATATGACCTTTGGATCGCTTTACAGCGAAGATATGACCACCAGAAaatggtgttgcttccaaaggctcaATATGATTGGAAACACATAAGGTTCTTGGACTACAAATCAGTAGACGAGTACAACTCAGTCCTGTTCAGAATTGTGTCCTTGTTAAGGTTATGTGGTGAAAAAGTAACCGAGGAAGAGATGCTTAATAAAACTCTCTCCACGTTTCCTCAAATCAACATGGTATTGCAACAGCAGTACAGAGAGAGGAATTTTGCCACATATACTGAGTTGATAGAATGTCTCTTGTTGGCTGAAGCTAACAACGAACTGTTATTgaaaaacagtgagatgagacctcctGGTGCAGCTCCATTACCCGACATCTCTAAGCTGGCTATAGAGCCAAAGAAAGAGA CACACGTGCAAGGACGTGGTCGCGGTACCACACCCGGCTTTAGCCGTGGTCGTGGCCGAGGCCGTAGTGTGTCTTTTAAACCACATATCAAAGCTGATCGATGCCACAGATGTGGTATGGGTAATCATTGGGAAAATAATTGCCGAACTCCTAAGAATTTGTGTGAGCTTTACATGGAGAGCTTAAAAAGAAACCCGGAAGCTAACATGGTTCGAGACCCGGGatatgatggtgatgatgatgatgacttggAAGACGTCCAGGATCACCAGCACGAGTCAGACAAAGTTGATCACATGGAGTTTGAAACTTCAGACATACTGAAATAA